TACTGGAAACGCCCCGCCGACCCGTCCTACGGGCCGGCCGACGCCCAGCGCGACAAACTGGAGCTGGTCTGCCGCAAGCTGGGCCTTGGCCTCGGTGCCCGCCTCCTGGACCTCGGCTGCGGCTGGGGCAGCCTCGCGCTCCACGCGGCCCGGGAGTACCGCGCACAGGTCACCGCGGTCACGCTCTCGCGGGAGCAGCACGCCTCGTGGCCGCACGGGTGCAGGAGCTCGGGCTGAGCGAGCTCGTCGAGGTCGAACTGCGGCACTACCGGTACCTCACGAAGGACGGCTACGACGCGGTGGGCGCGATCGAGATGGGCGAGCACGTGGGCGACGCCGCCTACCCGGGGTTCGCCGCCCGGCTGCATGCCCTGGTGCGCCCCGGCGGACGGGTGCTGATCCAGCAGATGTCCCGTGGCGCCGCCGCACCCGGCGGCGGTGCGTTCATCGAGTCCTACATCGCCCCCGATATGCATATGCGCCCCCTGGGCGAGACCGTGGGCCTGCTGGAGGCCGGCGGGCTGGAGGTGCGCTCGGTCGAGTCGCTGCGGGGACCGGATTCCCCTGGGCGGCCTTCGCCGTCAACCTCGCCGTGGCGGCGGGCGTCGCGTTCGCCGTCCTGCTCTCCACGTTCGCCGTCGCCCGGGCCAAGGGGGTGCACCGGCTGGTGGACGTCGCCTGGGGCGCGGCGTTCACGGCGGTGGCGCTGACGACGTGTGCCCTGTCCGCCGGTTACGGGGACGACCGCAGGCGGCTCCTGGTCACCGTCGCCACGGCGGTGTGGGGGCTGCGGCTGTCCGTCCACCTCGCCCGGCGCGGCCGCGGGCACGGCGAGGACCCCCGCTATGAGCGGCTGCTGGCCAAGGCCCCCGGCAGCCGCGACGCTTACGCCCTGCGCACGGTGTACCTGTTGCAGGGCGGACTGGTGTGGCTGATCTCGCTCCCGGTGCAGGTCGCTCAGTACGTTGCGGTGCCGCCGGGGACGGGTGCCGTCGCCGGCGGGGTGGTGTGGGCGACCGGCTTTGTCTTCGAGAGCGTCGGCGATTTCCAGCTTGTCCGTTTCACAGCCAACCCCGGCAACCGGGGCCGCATCATGGACCGCGGCTTGTGGGCCTGGACCCGCCACCCCAACTACTTCGGCGACTTCCTCGTCTGGTGGGGGCTGTTCCTGTCGGCCTGCGGCACCCCGCAGAGCGACACGGTCGCCGTGGTCTCGCCACTGGTGATGTCGTACCTGCTCATCCACGGCAGCGGTAAGCGACTGATGGAGAACCACCTGGCCGACCGCCCCGGCTACGCTGCCTACACGGCCCGCACCAGCG
This portion of the Streptomyces sp. 2114.4 genome encodes:
- a CDS encoding DUF1295 domain-containing protein — encoded protein: MAAGVAFAVLLSTFAVARAKGVHRLVDVAWGAAFTAVALTTCALSAGYGDDRRRLLVTVATAVWGLRLSVHLARRGRGHGEDPRYERLLAKAPGSRDAYALRTVYLLQGGLVWLISLPVQVAQYVAVPPGTGAVAGGVVWATGFVFESVGDFQLVRFTANPGNRGRIMDRGLWAWTRHPNYFGDFLVWWGLFLSACGTPQSDTVAVVSPLVMSYLLIHGSGKRLMENHLADRPGYAAYTARTSGFIPPPPRRHPHPEDPRP